The genome window CCATTCCAACTGAAGGACAAGCTATGAAGTCATTGGAGGAGACATAAGTAACTCACCCAAGGTTACATAGGAGGCCCGGCTTGGAGCAAGAGGATGTGCTAGCGAGGTGCAAAGGGCTGGGGCATTTCATCAGCAAGTTCTTTACCCTGACTGAAGCAGGTGTAGGTCCACTGGCTGTATCCAGTCTGGCTAGCACCTGTCAAGCCCTGAGCACTGGGGGAAAGAATTTCCTCAGATTCTCAGTGGAGACCAGGCCTGAGAACCCCATAACCTGGCTCTGTCACTTGCCTTCTAAGCTCTTAGGACCAGGACtgacttctaggctgtgtctacactgggccacttattctgcaaaatcagccgcttttccggaataagctgtgagctgtctacactggcccttgaatttccggaaaagcaacgatgctctactgtacaaaatcagccgctattccggaaaaactattctgctcccactcgggcataagtccttattccggaacactgttccggaaaagggccagtgtagacagcccagtagtcttttccggaaaaaagccccgatcgcgaaaatgacgatcggggctcttttccggaaaagtgtgtctacattggccacagatgcttttccggaaaaagggcttttccgaaaagcagcctgccaatgtagacgctacttttccagaaaaactgaaaacggaatagtattccattttaagcagttccggaaattcatgccagtgtagagacagccctaATGTTGCTGCGGATGGGGCTGTTTCGGTGCAGCCAAAAGGCAAATACAGTACAGAATGCAGGGAAGGGAGaattgaaaacatccactcaatgtgcaactggcagtcaaaaaagcaaatagaatgttaggaatcattaaaaaagggataaaaaaataAGAccgaaaatattttattgcctccatataaaacaatggtatgcccacatcttgaataccgcgtacagatgtggttgcctcatctcaaaaaagatatattggctttggaaaaggttcagaaaagggcaacaaaaatgattagggatttggaacgggtcccatatgaagagagattaaaaagacttggaattttcagcttagaaaagaagagatagaggtctataaaatcatgactggtgggaaaagttatttacttattcccacaatataatgaaattaataggcaacaggcttaaaacaaacaaaaggaagtttttcttcacccagtgcATAATCAACCTATGGatctccttgctagaggatgtggtgaaggctaagactttaacagggttcaaaacacagctagatagattcatgaaggttaggtctatgaatggctattagccatgatgggtaggaatggtgtccctagcctctgtttgtctggaaatgggtgacagggaagggatcatgttaagatgacctgttgtgttccctccctagtttagggcatctggtattggccactgtgggcagacaggatactgagctagatggactgttgttctgacccagtatggctgttcgtATTTGGTGGGGAACCAAGTGTCCCCGTCCTGAGACACACAGCCCCTGCGGAGGGTGGAGCCTGTGTGCACAGGGAGGGGTGTATGTATAGAGGCAGGCAGGAAATGCCTTTCCAGAGGCCTCAGCTGACTCGCATTAGCTCCAGGGCTGTGAGCTCACATGACAGCTGGGAGCTGAGTGCAGGAGGGCGTGGGAGCCAATCCAGCAACCGGGGGGCCTGGGCGATGCTTCTCCTCCACTCACCCCCCACCTGGCCAGAGACGAGGAGTCTGCTCAGGGCTTTTAGCCCCTGACCCGCTAGGCGCCCTGTGCTGCCAGCGCTCGCTGCCTGCCCAGAGATGCGGCTTGAAAGGAGCGAAGGAGGCGGCAGGGGCCGAAGCAAGGGGCTGTGacggggctgaggcagggggaagAAGCTGGGCGCCATGAGCTGCCCAGAGATTGCTGGCGGGGGAGGTGcagtggcaggagggggcagctgcGACACGTGGCACGGAGACACCAGTAgccctgggaggggctgcagaCCGGGGCCAGGGGTTCCCCGCCTCCTCCATCCAGGGGGCTGTCGCCTTtcacccagcccccgcccccccgccccgtacCTGAGTGACCGTCAGGGCTGAGGCGCTGATGACCCCGCAGAGGAAGGCAGCTCCGTGCAGAGCCAGCTCCGCCAGCTGCAGCGCGGACACCGCCATGTTCCCCTCGGCGCCCCGAGCcccagtccccgccccctggggaGGCTCCCGGCCTGCGctgtcccccgccctccctgCACAACCGAGCCCGGCGCGAAAACACGAGCCCCGCTTCCTGGCGCGCAGTGCGGGGCTAGCCCCCAGCGCTCCCAACCGCGGCGCCCAGCCACTCCTGCCACGCGCCAAAGGGGCTTCGGCCTGGGGGTGTCAGCGCAAGCGGCCCCGTCCCAGCACACACGGCCCCGATGTACAGCAGCGTCCAACAGCCCCGCAACCGTAGGGCTCCGGGCGAGGGCCGGTTCGCCGTTCAACAGATCGCAGGCTTTTGGTCACTCACTGACTGGCACCATATGACCCCTTGAACTTGCGGCCGGGATCCTCGGGgcagggggcactgctggggtTGGGGACGGCTGGCAGGCTCCTTACCCAGCTCCCTGcaagtggccagcatgtccctgcaATTCCTGGGGGAGGCTCCCCCCATGagctccagctcccagcagcaGAGAACCAGACTCAACCAGGGCTCCAAACGCAGCCCACAGGAGAGGCTGCACCCCAGACATGCCAGCCTGCCACTCTGCCCCCTGACCTAACCCCCACTCTCAGCAttagcccaggcagctccctgaGCTGCTTGGGCAGCACCAGACACAGCTGTACCAACCCCTGCAgcagtcacagaatccatgacttccTGGGCAGAAAGAGCCTTGCTCATTAGGATAGTATCCAGCCTGACCAGTCAACACCTTAAGCACCACAGCTGTGCCCAGCAACAGTATGGGATTTTGAATGTGGGGTGTTAATGAGTAACTGGTTAACCCCCAGCCAACTGACCCCCAGCTGACTGCAACAGCCCCATCCCAatagggggcactccagcccacccaccccttttaattggttaatcagttcaGTAACAGTTAACCAACTAATTAAAcagttttacatccctattgtgcaTTGTTTCCTAGCGATTTGTAGATATGCAGCAACATGTGAAACAGACAGCAGGCTCAGAGGAACACAGCATAGTGAGGTTTCTACTTGTCTTTATTGCCCAGGGGAGCTAATACTGCCATCCTGGCATGGCACTGCTTCCCTTATGCTTAATTCCTAGTATTTATCAGTTGTAAAAGACCATATTGTGTGTGGTCAAATGCCCACCATTGGCCACATATAGCATTCCAGCCACAAATGTGCAACCGGCCAACTTAAAACATGCTTGATCCAGGCTCCCTCACTTTTCCACTGATGTCACCAAGTTGGCTGTGCATTGTGAGACCAGACCCTTTCCAGGCAACTCTCTACTAGCAGTTGTGTTATCACACAAATATCTATTAGCTAGTTTTGAGCTAGTGTCCTCTCGGAGCCTGAGCTAACAGCCTGGTTTCTAACCTTGAGCAGGTGATTTGTTTTCTGTTGATTTCAGAATGCTTCCCCTCGCTTCAATCTCAGAGGGCCTTCCAACCTCTCCTTTGCAGAGAAATGAGCCCTGggtccagggctggaagagaacagAGAGGGTCTAGTTTTGCTCTGGTCCCATCTCCCAGTTGCAGGGAGGATTTGTGCTTGCAGCTAGGAGCTATGCCTGTGAAACATCACAAAGATGAAATCACATCTCTTACCTTACAGAATGCTGGAGaggccacagccctgccctgagcctacACTCCTCTCCACCATCCCCAAACTTCAGCCACACACTGCTGCTGAAATGCAACTGAGCTGGGGTGATTGTAGCCACACCCAAGGCTGAACCTCCTTTCCCACTCAAAAAAGTAACACACTGTTCCAACAGCCTGGGATCTTCCACATGCTTAAAGAGCAGTCAGCTCCTGGTGTTCAAAGTCACCACCTGAAAACCTCATGGGCTTTGGTTTACAGACAGACTCAGCTCCTCTTGCTGGGGTTCGACTCAGTGATTGAGAGCAGGCAGATAtggcccaggggtgtgtgtgtgtggaagaagGTCCCTAATTTATAATGGTGGGTTATGAAGACAGGAGCAGCTCCCTCAACTTGCAGGCAAAACTTTCTAGCTGTTAGCCTTCCCTTGGCTGCTTGCAGTAAGCACTGGCTCACAGGTGAAGGGGGGTTTGCTAATGAGCAGTCTCAAGCAGGGGCAAGGCAGGAGTACCTATAGCTCCCTTACCTCATGCAACAAGGGATAGGCTACCAAGCAAATCCTCCATCCTCACCAGCAGGCAGGGGTCAGTACAAGGGTTAGGGCATTGGAGAAATGCTGCAGAGTTGTCAGGAAAATCCAGTCCCAAGAGTCTAACAGAGCTACCCACCCTAagacactcacactctctctctctctctcaattacATGTtatatataatcatgagctttcatgaccAAAGCCTACATCTCTGCTCACccaaggaagtgggttttgtatattttgttagtctttgcattttgtatattttgttagtctctgtgcATTTTAGGTACAATGCCCAGCCCCAGACACCACCGTCTAACTGAAGCATCTTAGCGCCCTCAGCTCCAAGAGGAGTGCTGAGTCCACAAGGGTAGGACGTGGCTTGGAGCTGGGGCGCTAAGATGCTTCAGTTAGACGGTGGTGTCTGGGGCTGGGCATTGTACCTAAAATGCACAGAGGCCCTGAGCCCTATAAGCACCTCCTCGCCCATGTACACAGGTGAAGCCATCGCACAGCAGAAAACCCTGGCTGGCCCTTTGGAGTCACACAGGCAGCACTGCTGAGGGCAGAATGTGTCTTTAACCCTCCTTACGGAGTCCAGAGATTGCTGGGTAGCTCCCCAGCACTGTAGAAGAGACAGCCCTCTCCTGGGGGTTTGGCTTGAGAGGGGGCCCCCCAGTACATCCAACAAAGGATACTCAGAGGTCCAGGGAAGAACCCAGATGGAGCGTGGCCATGCACTGAAGTCCTGGAGCAATCCTCAGAGAGGCAGGTAGAGGGAGTACTCTGAGTGGGCCCACTTCTTTACAGGCTTGCTGGTCCTGCCGATCATGGGCAGCTTCTGTGCATAGCGGGAAATGTGGCTGGGGCCATGATGCTGCGGAAAGCAGGTCTGGAACCGTCGGCCCTGACATCGCAGGCCCACCTGCCGCCCAGCGATTACAAAGCTGAAGTGAGGTGGCCCTTGAGGAGTGAAGCGGCACTTCTGGAAGACATCGCGGACCCCAGGCCGGTGGCCCTGCTGGCGTGATGCACTCCGAGAGCGGGGCATACTGGCTGAACGATGCAGAGCTGGCCTGCCTGGTGGGTAATCTGCCCGGGGGCTCTCCTCTTCCCGAGGGCTCACCGTGGCATTGGCTGTCAGCTGGGGCATCTTGCGCACCACATCCCCTGTGCCAAAGGCTGGCTGCTCTTTCTTGGTGTCCAAGACCTTGGGGCCAGGAGGCGTTGGCTCAGGCAAGTGCAGCCCTGAGCCCGTGCCAAAgcgggtggccaggctgtctcCAAAGAAGTCGTAGAGCTCCTGGTAGGTCTCGTGCAGGGAGACTGAGGGAGAGTCAGCAGAGATGCCAGTGCCCAGCTGGGGGCCCCCGCTGCCCAtctgcagcaggtggctggcaatGCCAAAGCTGAACTCCACCTGGGGATCTTGCAGGGGGCTAAGCCAGGGAGAGCTCTCCCGCCAGCACCCATCCCTACACAGCCTGTCCCCCTGGGCTAacggagacacagacactgcctGCGCCTTCATCTTCAGCAGGCGCTCCACTGCCACCTGGCAAAAGAAGAGCTGTTCTGGTTAGACACCCTGGCATCTTTGCTCCGTAGCAccagctgtgcccctcccccccaccgcaggGGTTCACTGGCTCACTTGAGCCCCTGAGCCAGGCTGCACTCACACAACCCTCTCTGCCCATCCCTAAGGGGTAGTGGGAAACCCCCTTCACTGTACCCAAGTTGAAGCCAagtcattcacatcccttttCTGGCAGGAGCCCTGTGTCTAGCCTGACCAAGGCCAGAAGCTCTGCTCTTGGGAGATCGGGAAGGTAACACATGGAGCTCCTGAGAGAAGGGGCTCCTGAGCTGCTTGGAACCACTGTAACTGCGTGGGCCCTATAGGCAGAGCCCTGGCTCAGCCCTCTCCTCTGTACTCGTGGGGTGAGACTCACCAGGATGGCTCCATACACCTTGTGCCCATCAGCCTTCACCTGGGCATTGGAGACAGAGTAGTCATCCAGCACGGCCTGCAGGTTTGCCCAGTAGGTGGAGAGATGGGGGTAGAGGACTCGTTCCACTGCCTGGGGAGGAGAGTGCAAAAGACCCCGCCCCAAAAGGGCCATTTACTGACTGGGCCCCAAGAATCAACAGCACAGCCACTGCGTGAGATCCAGAAGTACCAGCCTGGGAACTCAGCCAGGATCTTCTGCCTGGTGTGCGCACAGAGAAGGGACTGAAGCACAGCAGGGGTACCTGTTCCTGCAGCAGGTCACCGCGTCCTCCCATGCCCCCCAACATAGGACCCAGCATAGCCACCCTCCTGGCATGGCATCACAGCTTCAATCCACAGACCCAAGGAAACAGGGTGTTTAGCCTAGACACCACCGTTTGCTCTCCTCCCCTGTCCAAAGATCATGTGGGATCGAGAACTGTCCCTTACCTTCCATCCCAGGGCATgcagccccaccactgccccataATGAGAACAAAGTGGGCGCACCGGATCAGCCAACACCTTCTGGAGGGACAGCAGGATCTGGTGGTATAGGCCACTGACCAGGTCACCATGTGTCCTGAAGACAACAGAGCAGAGGCTGAAGACTCCCTGGGGATGGCACTCATGCATCTCACCCATGACTCTCCGCTCCCCTATTGTGCTCCATCAGAGCTGCAGGCCTGGAAGAAGGCAACTCATACACCACGGGGGCACAACCAGGGCCCTGCCTAGGAGAGCAGGGGCAGCACTGGGCACTGAAGGAAACTCCCACTGACACCAAACATACTGGGTGGGGCACAGATGGTGGTAGCAGTTGTAGGGGCTCCATACCACCCCAGGACGCACCAGAAAATGTGGCTAAGGAGCATAGCAGCATAGTCCCGGAGTGTCCAGTGGTCATTGAGGGGGTTGATGGATGCCGCAAGTGGTTCCAGCACGCAGTACATGACGCTGGCAATCAGGCTCTTGACATAGGAACCCAGGCACAGGTAGGGATTCTGGATGAGGCTCTTGGCAATGTGCAGCAGGCGGTTCAACTGCTCCaggtcatggctgactgacttcACCTGGGAGGCgagagggcaggagaaggaagagagcacaAGTCTCACTGCTGCTGGAAGAAGGGAAGGGGCCACCCCCGGGGAGCCAGATGCTTGGGAGGATCTCTCGCCCAAACCCCTGCTTCTCCTGCCCTGAGGACTCCTGCTCCACTCACCCCGCTGACCACGTAGACAAagtagggcagcagggctgcgATCTTCGAGTTGGTCTGCAGGTCTTGGAGGGCAACCTGTGAGGGGGTGAAGTGTCAGTTAAGGGTCAGAGTGTGCAAATGGAGAGCccgtggggtggggggcatgagAAGCACTGTCATGTAGCCATAGTCCCttagctccctcccagaccagtGATCCATGTTGTGTGTCCTCCTGAGCCAGCCAGAGCTGGTGGGCTGAACCATTGGCGCCAGAACTTTCAGGGGTCCTTTCCCTCCTGGACTGCATCCAGCAGcttccagaactggaagggacctcaagaggtcatcgagtccagtcctctgccctcatggcaggaccaggcaccatcagatcatccctgatagatgtctctccaatgtgcttttaaatatctccagagatggagattccataacctccccaggcaatttattccagtgtttaaccacactgacaggtaggtagtttctcctaatgtccaacctaaacctcccttgctgcagtttaagcccattgcttcttgttttatcagaggtcaaggaggacaatttttctccctcctccttgtaacacccatttagatacttgaaaactgctaccacgtcccctctcagtcttctcttttccaaactaaacaagcccaattctttcattcgtccctcaaaggtcatgttttctaaatctttcatcatttttgttgctcttctctggaccctctccaatttctccacatctttcttggaatgtgatgcccagaactggacacaatacttctgTGGAGGCTGGGGCGCTGCAGTCCTTGAAACaatcccccccactcccattccAGGCCCTGACAAAGGCACtaacccccagcccctcacccaccTTCATTAGGTGGGTGTCATCCCCAAGCACAGCTCGGGTCACGTGCTGGTAGTACTTCAGCAGGTCATCTGAGAGTGTGGAGACAGCGCTGGGCACTGCAGGAGAAGCCAGGAAGGGAAGGGTTATAGGAATTCAGTGGGGACCCTGCCGGAGCACAAAGAATCTTTATGAGAACAGCAGCAGCCCAAGCCCCAGTATATGGAAGGGACCTGCCAAGGGGCATTGTTCAGAAAGGAGATGGAGGAatgggggggtggagaggtgtCAGAGAAAGAGCAGGGAGAACTCTCCCATGAAAGGATTGGGACTGCTTAGAGAAGGAACAGGAGAAAAGTTGATAGATAACAAATGGGACAGAGAAGGGAGGTCTGGTGCTTCTGTTCTCCCAATCTCTAACAAGACAAGCATTGCCAAAGGCAGCAAAGTTCCTAACTGATAAAAGGACATGTTTTTGCATACACTGCCTGACTGACCTGGGGCACTGCCTGATACAGGGCAGTGCAGAGACCCAGAACTAAGTGAGATGCAGGGGGACATGGATGAGGATGTGGTTAATTAGGACAAGTGAGAGCAGGATAGTTAATGCTAGCAGATTTGGGAAGCAGAGAAAGCCTTCTGCTTTGGGGTTTAGCTTAAGATCAGCTTAACAGGGAAGAGGATGAGGTTACTGTTAGCTCTGCAGGGCAGCAACTGTCTGTACAGCACCCTGCTTCAATACAGTAGGGAGATGCACATAAGGGAATGAGTTGCTCTGCAATTCTCACCAGCTCCCTGCGGTTCCAGATTTCCTTTCCCATCCAGGTAAGAGACGTGAACTACAAGGCAAGCACAGATGCTGTTACACAACTTGGATGATCGCTGCAGCCTAGGATGCTCCTCTTCTAGTgaggcagcctgggaaagggttCTAGATACCCAAGTGACAGAGCAGGGGGCTTCAAATCCCATGTAGCCAGCTCTGAGGAGACCCCCATGAGCCCAAGCTATTACACATTAGGTGCAGGCCCAGTGAAGAGTCACTACCCAACAGCTTGGATCTGAGCACCAGAGGAACCAATTTACAGGAGAAATAACACAGGTCTAGCCTGGCTGAGTCACTCAAGGAGACTGGTAAGCAGCCCTGACGGGGAACTATCCTCTCCTGGGAGCCTGCATAGCGCCCTGCTACGGGATAGACGGGCGGTGGAGGCAGGCTGCCCCTAAAGGCAGAAGGGCTGAGTGTCCTGTTGCTTGCAGAAAAGGGGAAGGGATGTGGTGAGGGGATTCTCCCTAGGGCTTGGAGCCCTGAAAATCGGGAGATTCAGATCGAGGCGAGGgagcccagagaaggcagggtaccccccctccctcccagcagggcaACACACACCTCTCACCGCCGTCTCTGCACAGCCCTTGGGGAGGTTGGTGGCCAGGGCCAACTCCACGAGATTGATCTCACGGTCCTCCTGGAAGTAGAGCTCCCCCTCCTTGATAGCACGGAAGGGAAGGGGGTCCTGGGAGCCATAGCCGCACACCACCTGCCAAGGACACCAGCCACTCACTGCCCCGCCGGCACTCCCAAGGGGGGGGGTGTGTTGGGGGGGCAAAGGACTGGAGCGGGCGCTCTTGGGAGTCCGCCCAGCGCCCCTCTCCAGGGCCGGGGAGTCcccggccgggctggggctggccccgctGCCGCTCGCTCACCTCCACGTTGCTCCAGCGGAGGGCCCGGTTGAAATCCTCCACGGTGAGCTTGCGGCGCTTGGTGTGCTTGAGGAACTGCGCGCTGTTCTGCGGGGGGAGAGCacagtgaggggctggggccggggcagccCCCGCGGGGATCGCCCCGGCCCGGGCGGTCTGCGCACCTGGGCGGCCTCCCGCAGGCGGTAGCACACGTCCTCGGCCAGCAGCGCGGCCACCTCGTCCGGCAGCTCCAGCCCCGCGCTCTCCGCCATCAGGCGCACGGACTCGCGCGGCAGCTCCACGAAGCGCCGCTCCTCGCGCTCTGCCATGGCTGCgcgagaggggcggggccagccggcGGCCACCTCACGCCTCGCCCCGCCTCTTCCGCCTTCAGCCAAGGAACAGTTTGTACGAGCGCCGCCATTGGCCGTCGTGCACGTCCATTCAAGCCTGctgcgggaggaggaggaacagcagcagcagcagcagcagcagcagagggaggggccgggcggAGGTCCCACGCGCCGGGCCGCCCCAGCTTCGAGCAGGCGTTGTCAGGCTGCTGCCGCGTGCAGGCTGAGCCTGGGCTTGGCTGCGCGTGAGGATCTCGCGCGGCACCTCGCGGGCTTGGCCAGGTTAACCCGCCGTGTAGACGCAGAGTAGGGCGGCCTTGCTGTGGTTTCGCTGCCCCCCGGGAGTGGAGTGGGCGCAGGCTCTGTTAATCCGGAATAACCTCCAGCTGGAGGGACCTTGTTGCTATGCAATgcaatgcaaagtaatgcccattggaaaacataatcccaggtACACGTATAATAGGATGGTAACAACTAATTCAGTTCCCAatcgagagagatcttgaagtcactggctacatctagactggcatgattttccgcaaatccttttaatggaaaagttttctgttaaaagcatttgcggaaaagagcgtctaaattggcacggatgcttttccacaaaagcactttttgcggaaaagcatccgtgccaatctagacgcacttttgtgcaaaaaagccccaatcaccattttcacaatcagggcttttttgtgcaaaacaaatctgtgctgtctacactggcccttttgcgcaaaagcttttgcccgaacgggagcagcatagtatttccgcaagaagcactgatttcttacatgagatcgtcagtgttcttgctgaaattcaagcagccagtgtagacagctggcaagtttttccacaaaagcagttgcttttgcggaaaaacttgccagtctagacacagccactgtgttctctgaaaacatacgcTTAATGGTGCTTGGCACTGCtatgagttcaggggactggccaggatcacctctaaagcTTCCTTCCTGTTTTATGAATGTGCAGCTGCAggcaaaaaagtgaacagaatgttaggaatcattgggAAAGGGATAAACAATAAGATGGAAAATATCATTTTGCCTCTgaataaatccatgatacacagACCCCTTGAATGCTGTGTGCAGATGAGGTTGTCCCATCTCAGAAaatatatattagaattggaaaaggttcagaaaagagcaaccaaAAAGATTAGTGGTACGTAATGGCTACCATATAAGGGGAGATTAACAAGATAGTGACATTTGGAAAATAGACGACtaaggggggagatgatagaggtgtataaaatcatgactggtgtggagaaagtaatgAGTGTGTATAGGGTGCCTGAAGTCTTCCCTAGCCCTTTTTATAGAAGCAGTCATTTGTCTCCATTCATTGAACATGTCCTACCCTTTGTTCAGTCTCCCAATACACAGCCACCCACCCCTTTCCTGTCCTTGTGTTTGGTTGGAGGACATCCACCAGCCACCTCTGTCTCCAGCACTCCTCTCCCACCATGCACACTGACCAGAAGCAAGTCCACTTTGGATAAAATATGCCAACATTTGCTCAGGCCATGCTAAGCCTGGACCAGAAGTAGATTGCTGCAGCTGGAAAATCAGTACTGAGCCTCCCTGGTAAACCCATATGGGCCTGGGACCCAGAAACTCACCCAATCTGGCTCAATGGCTTACTGCAGCTGCA of Pelodiscus sinensis isolate JC-2024 chromosome 11, ASM4963464v1, whole genome shotgun sequence contains these proteins:
- the TAF6L gene encoding TAF6-like RNA polymerase II p300/CBP-associated factor-associated factor 65 kDa subunit 6L isoform X1, encoding MAEREERRFVELPRESVRLMAESAGLELPDEVAALLAEDVCYRLREAAQNSAQFLKHTKRRKLTVEDFNRALRWSNVEVVCGYGSQDPLPFRAIKEGELYFQEDREINLVELALATNLPKGCAETAVRVHVSYLDGKGNLEPQGAVPSAVSTLSDDLLKYYQHVTRAVLGDDTHLMKVALQDLQTNSKIAALLPYFVYVVSGVKSVSHDLEQLNRLLHIAKSLIQNPYLCLGSYVKSLIASVMYCVLEPLAASINPLNDHWTLRDYAAMLLSHIFWTHGDLVSGLYHQILLSLQKVLADPVRPLCSHYGAVVGLHALGWKAVERVLYPHLSTYWANLQAVLDDYSVSNAQVKADGHKVYGAILLFFCQVAVERLLKMKAQAVSVSPLAQGDRLCRDGCWRESSPWLSPLQDPQVEFSFGIASHLLQMGSGGPQLGTGISADSPSVSLHETYQELYDFFGDSLATRFGTGSGLHLPEPTPPGPKVLDTKKEQPAFGTGDVVRKMPQLTANATVSPREEESPRADYPPGRPALHRSASMPRSRSASRQQGHRPGVRDVFQKCRFTPQGPPHFSFVIAGRQVGLRCQGRRFQTCFPQHHGPSHISRYAQKLPMIGRTSKPVKKWAHSEYSLYLPL
- the TAF6L gene encoding TAF6-like RNA polymerase II p300/CBP-associated factor-associated factor 65 kDa subunit 6L isoform X2, which produces MAEREERRFVELPRESVRLMAESAGLELPDEVAALLAEDVCYRLREAAQNSAQFLKHTKRRKLTVEDFNRALRWSNVEVVCGYGSQDPLPFRAIKEGELYFQEDREINLVELALATNLPKGCAETAVRVHVSYLDGKGNLEPQGAVPSAVSTLSDDLLKYYQHVTRAVLGDDTHLMKVALQDLQTNSKIAALLPYFVYVVSGVKSVSHDLEQLNRLLHIAKSLIQNPYLCLGSYVKSLIASVMYCVLEPLAASINPLNDHWTLRDYAAMLLSHIFWTHGDLVSGLYHQILLSLQKVLADPVRPLCSHYGAVVGLHALGWKAVERVLYPHLSTYWANLQAVLDDYSVSNAQVKADGHKVYGAILVAVERLLKMKAQAVSVSPLAQGDRLCRDGCWRESSPWLSPLQDPQVEFSFGIASHLLQMGSGGPQLGTGISADSPSVSLHETYQELYDFFGDSLATRFGTGSGLHLPEPTPPGPKVLDTKKEQPAFGTGDVVRKMPQLTANATVSPREEESPRADYPPGRPALHRSASMPRSRSASRQQGHRPGVRDVFQKCRFTPQGPPHFSFVIAGRQVGLRCQGRRFQTCFPQHHGPSHISRYAQKLPMIGRTSKPVKKWAHSEYSLYLPL